A stretch of the Uranotaenia lowii strain MFRU-FL chromosome 3, ASM2978415v1, whole genome shotgun sequence genome encodes the following:
- the LOC129755209 gene encoding DNA replication licensing factor Mcm2, producing the protein MSDNPSSPPPNTPSDIDRRNFRSGMTSPVGDFEPFENEEEILGDTTVREDNYDEDEEGEELFGDNMENDYRPVPHLDRYDLDELDQEDYSDISQGDRAAAEAEMRRRDRAAGIHRDDRELFYEKDDDDDDVPRAKRRAAEKAAEGVVEDTEMIESIENLEDTKGHSIKEWVSMLGPRTEIANRFNSFLRTFVDSKGQYVYRDRIRRMCEQNKSSFVVAYPDLANNQHVLAYFLPETPFQMLEIMDKVAKEMVLSIYPTYERVTNEVHVRISDLPLVEELRTFRKLHLNQLVRTLGVVTATTGVLPQLSVIKYDCVKCGYILGPFVQSQNTEVKPGSCPECQSAGPFSINMEQTLYRNYQKVTLQESPGRIPAGRIPRSKDCILLSDLCDQCKPGDEIEVTGIYTNNYDSSLNTEQGFPVFATVLIANHIVVKDSKQVVASLTDEDIATIQKLSKDPRVSDRIIQSMAPSIYGHEYIKRSLALTLFGGEAKNHGEKHKLRGDINILLCGDPGTAKSQFLKYSEKIAPRAVFTTGQGASAVGLTAYVRRNPATREWTLEAGALVLADQGVCLIDEFDKMNDQDRTSIHEAMEQQSISISKAGIITSLQARCAVIAAANPIGGRYDPSMTFSENVNLSEPILSRFDILCVVKDEFDPMQDQQLARFVVGSHIKNHPTMEEVIPESQPIDSMQIPQDLLKKYIVYAKENVHPKLTNMDQDKIAKMYSQLRQESLSTGSLPITVRHIESVIRMSEAHARMHLRDTVQDVDVNMAIRMMLESFIEAQKFSVMKKMRSTFQKYLSFQKDHSELLFFILRQLTLDQLAYLRCKDGPRATHVEIMEKDLTERAKAIDIHNLKTFYDSELFKKNGFSYDAKRKTILQIVPEAAEA; encoded by the exons aTGTCG GATAACCCAAGCTCTCCGCCTCCCAATACACCGAGCGACATTGATCGGCGTAACTTTAGGTCCGGAATGACCTCGCCAGTCGGGGATTTCGAGCCGTTCGAGAATGAAGAAGAAATTCTCGGCGACACAACGGTCCGCGAGGACAATTACGATGAGGACGAAGAAGGAGAGGAGCTGTTTGGGGACAACATGGAAAA TGATTACCGACCAGTTCCCCATTTGGATCGATATGATTTGGATGAACTGGACCAGGAAGATTACAGCGATATCTCGCAAGGGGATCGGGCGGCTGCTGAGGCTGAGATGCGACGTCGTGATCGCGCAGCCGGAATTCACCGAGATGATCGGGAACTTTTCTACGAAAaggatgacgatgacgatgatgtgCCCCGAGCCAAGCGCCGAGCGGCTGAGAAGGCTGCCGAAGGAGTGGTGGAAGACACTGAGATGATCGAGTCGATCGAAAACTTGGAAGACACCAAGGGGCATAGTATCAAGGAATGGGTTTCGATGTTGGGTCCACGAACCGAAATCGCTAACCGATTTAACAGCTTTTTGCGTACCTTTGTTGACAGCAAGGGCCAGTATGTCTACCGCGATAGAATCCGACGGATGTGCGAACAGaacaaatcaagttttgttgtTGCTTATCCGGATTTGGCGAACAACCAACATGTTTTGGCCTATTTCCTTCCAGAAACACCTTTTCAAATGTTGGAAATTATGGATAAAGTTGCCAAGGAAATGGTCTTGAGCATCTATCCCACATACGAACGTGTGACCAATGAAGTCCATGTCAGAATTTCGGATTTGCCGTTGGTTGAAGAGCTTCGAACTTTCCGAAAACTTCACTTGAATCAGCTAGTACGAACACTTGGTGTAGTTACAGCTACAACTGGAGTCTTGCCACAGCTATCGGTTATCAAATACGATTGCGTCAAGTGTGGTTACATTCTGGGACCATTCGTTCAAAGTCAGAATACAGAAGTTAAACCGGGCTCCTGTCCCGAGTGTCAAAGCGCTGGACCGTTCTCAATCAACATGGAACAAACTTTGTACAGAAACTATCAGAAGGTTACTCTGCAAGAGTCTCCTGGGCGTATTCCCGCTGGCCGTATTCCCAGAAGTAAAGATTGTATTCTTCTTTCCGATCTTTGTGATCAATGCAAACCAGGGGATGAAATTGAAGTTACTGGAATATACACAAACAACTATGACAGCTCGTTGAATACTGAACAAGGATTCCCAGTATTTGCCACTGTTCTAATCGCTAATCACATCGTGGTGAAAGACAGCAAGCAAGTTGTTGCTTCTCTGACGGACGAAGACATTGCAACAATTCAGAAATTAAGTAAAGATCCTCGGGTTAGCGACCGTATCATTCAAAGTATGGCTCCTTCAATCTACGGACATGAATACATCAAACGTAGCTTGGCTCTTACACTTTTCGGAGGAGAAGCAAAGAATCACGGAGAGAAGCATAAACTTCGTGGAGACATCAACATATTGCTTTGCGGCGACCCAGGAACTGCTAAATctcagtttttgaaatattcagaaaaaatagcTCCTCGAGCCGTATTCACAACCGGTCAAGGTGCGTCTGCTGTGGGTTTAACGGCATATGTTCGCCGTAATCCTGCGACTCGCGAGTGGACTCTAGAGGCAGGAGCCTTAGTCCTGGCTGATCAAGGAGTTTGCCTCATAGACGAGTTCGACAAAATGAATGATCAGGATCGTACTTCAATTCACGAAGCCATGGAacagcaatcgatttcaatttCTAAAGCCGGTATCATAACATCTCTACAAGCTCGGTGCGCCGTCATTGCGGCTGCTAATCCGATCGGAGGTCGGTACGACCCAAGTATGACTTTCTCAGAAAACGTGAACCTCTCCGAGCCAATTCTGTCGCGTTTTGACATTCTGTGCGTAGTAAAGGATGAATTCGATCCGATGCAAGATCAACAGCTGGCTCGATTTGTAGTTGGTTCCCACATCAAGAACCATCCCACAATGGAAGAAGTCATTCCCGAATCGCAGCCAATTGACAGCATGCAGATCCCACAAGATTTGCTCAAAAAGTATATCGTTTATGCCAAGGAAAACGTTCATCCTAAATTAACG AATATGGATCAAGATAAAATAGCCAAAATGTATTCGCAGTTGCGACAGGAATCACTTTCGACCGGATCCCTTCCTATTACAGTGCGTCATATCGAAAGTGTGATCCGGATGTCGGAAGCGCACGCTCGAATGCATTTGCGTGACACCGTGCAGGACGTGGACGTAAATATGGCTATACGAATGATGCTGGAAAGCTTCATCGAAGCCCAAAAATTCAGCGTCATGAAGAAGATGCGTTCCACGTTCCAGAAGTATCTGTCCTTCCAGAAGGATCACTCAGAGCTGCTCTTCTTCATCCTACGACAACTGACGCTCGATCAACTGGCATATTTGAGATGCAAGGATGGACCACGGGCGACTCACGTTGAAATCATGGAGAAGGATCTCACCGAACGGGCCAAGGCGATCGATATACACAACCTGAAAACGTTCTATGACAGTGAGCTGTTCAAGAAGAACGGCTTTTCGTACGACGCCAAGCGAAAAACTATTCTCCAAATCGTGCCAGAAGCTGCGGAAGCTTAA
- the LOC129752991 gene encoding uncharacterized protein LOC129752991 gives MKPEIFTSVSGISAVPLEPGYGKTEEKEVLLPNNRQYQKVVGQLLYIAVNSRPDIAAAISILSRKVSCPTERDWTELKRMVRYLKGTADLELRLSSSDDSSGLVGYADADWAECVSDRKSNSGYVFQYCGGTISWACRKQTCVSLSTAEAEFVDEFIMSV, from the exons ATGAAGCCGGAGATTTTCACATCAGTCAGCGGAA TTTCGGCGGTGCCACTTGAACCTGGATATGGCAAGACGGAAGAGAAAGAAGTTCTTCTTCCAAACAATCGACAGTACCAGAAGGTAGTTGGGCAGCTGTTATACATCGCAGTCAACAGCAGACCCGACATCGCAGCGGCAATTTCGATCCTGAGTCGAAAGGTGAGTTGTCCAACCGAGCGTGACTGGACAGAGTTGAAGCGAATGGTTCGTTACCTGAAGGGGACAGCAGATCTGGAGCTTCGACTTAGTAGCAGTGACGATTCTTCAGGTCTAGTCGGCTATGCAGATGCTGATTGGGCAGAATGTGTCAGCGATCGGAAATCGAACAGCGGATATGTGTTCCAGTACTGCGGAGGTACAATTTCTTGGGCGTGTCGCAAGCAAACTTGTGTCTCATTGTCTACAGCAGAGGCGGAGTTCGTTGATGAGTTTATAATGAGCGTGTAG